The sequence CAGCTGGTCTGCAAATCTCTAACCGTATGACCAGTCAGATCAACGGTCTTGGCGTTGCGGTCCGAAATGCCAACGACGGTATCTCCCTCGCGCAAACTGCTGAAGGGGCGTTGCAGCAGTCCACCAACATCCTGCAGCGTATGCGTGATTTGTCTCTGCAGTCTGCAAACGGAACGAACGACTCGGCTGACCGTCAAGCCCTCCAGAAAGAAGTAAGTGCGTTGCAGTCAGAGCTAAATCGCATCGCCGATACAACCACTTTCGGCGGCCGAAAGGTTCTTGATGGATCTATGGCAAGCGTGGACTTCCAGGTCGGTGCAAATGCTCGCGAAACGATCGGAGTTTCAATCAAAGCCTCGAGCGCCAAAGATATTGGTTCTTATAGTCTGAAGAGCAGTGGTACCAATACTGGTAAGGCAGTGATTGGTACAGCAGCTGGAACAGCTCCAGCTAGCGGTATCGTTAACGTTGCTAAAGATACTATGGTGATAACAGGGCCAGAAGGTCAGAAGGCAACTTCCGAAGCCACTGGAACCTCCGCGCGGGAAATAGCCGCCGCTGTAAATAGTGTAACTTCCGACACGGGCGTAACAGCAACAGCGACCACAAAGACGCAACTTAGCGGATTAGCTGAAACCGGCGTAGTCAGCTTCAATCTGAAAGGCAAAAACGATACTGCTGTGGCAATAGAGGCTACTATTAGCGATAAAACTGACCTTACGGCTCTGGCAGATGTGATCAACGCGCAGTCAGCCTCAACAGGGATTATCGCTGAAGCTTCAAAAGGTGACGGAAAACTAACTTTAACAAGTAAAGATGGCTACAACATCGAGCTTGATAGCTTCTTGGTTGATGAAGGGGATGCTACACCTGCCGCAACTGCAGACATCGTTACCGTCACAGCATTTGACAAAGACGGTAAGGCAGATTCCGCAAACGCCATAAAGCTATCGGAGGTTGCTGCGACAAACCAAGATTCCGTGACTATCACCGGTAACGTTTCTATGTCGGCGCTAGCCGGATTTACGATCGCCGGTTCCGACGCTTCATTTCTTGCTGCGGGTAAGACATCCTCCACGCAGTCGACTGTAAGCGCAATTGACATTTCGAGCGTTGATGGTGCGCAGGATGCTATCTCAGTAATTGATGGCGCGCTGGCTCAGATCGACGACGTTCGCTCTGGCTTGGGTGCTGCGCAAAACCGCTTCGATAATACAATTGCGAACTTGCAAAGCGTGCAAGAAAACGTATCCGCAGCCCGCGGCCGTATTCAGGACACCGACTTCGCCGCTGAAACCGCCAACCTAAGCAAAAACCAGATCCTGCAGCAGGCTGGTACTGCGATCCTTGCCCAGGCCAAGCAGCTGCCGCAGGCAGTTCTGAGTCTGCTGCAGTAATCGAGCAGAAGGCGTTAACGATGGGGGCAGAGCTCGCTCTGTCCCCATTGATTCATGAGAGGTGAATCAATGGACGTCGCAAAAATTTCGGGCGGGGTTACGTCGTCCGTGGCAGCTAGCTCCTCACCCAGCTTTCTTAAAGAGGCTGGGTTTTCTGCGTCTGAAGATTCAAGTCCGCGGAAAGTGACGGATGCGAAATCCCCTGCTGACATGACCGATCTGGTCGAACGGTTTCGTTCGCAGGTGCAGAGCATCCAGCGTGACCTGAACTTCAGCGTCGACGATTCGACGGGTGACGTGATCGTGCAGGTTATCGATGGCGACTCAGGCAAGGTTGTTCGGCAGATACCGTCAGAAGAAATCCTCCGGCTGACCGAGCGGCTGGATGAGATGCGCAGTTTGATGTTCGAAGCCAAGGCCTGACCGGTACGATTCTTGTATATAAATCGCTGATTAACATATTTTTGACGAGGTACGGCTATGGCTGACGTAGGTATTGGTTCCGGTATAAACATCGGGAGTATCGTGTCCAGCATGGTCGCGGCTGAGCGTGCACCGAAAGAAGCGCAGCTCGCCACACTCGAAAAAAAAACCACTACCCAAATCACCGCTATCGGCGCCTTGAAAGGTGCTATTAGCGATTTCCAGACGGCACTTGGCACATTGAACAAGGCCGATCTTTTTCAAGCGCGTTCAGCGACTTCCAGCAAGACGGATCTGGTCGGGGTAACTGCCAGCACGACTGCCGGTGCCGGCACGTATCAGGTTGAAGTTAAAAGCCTCGCAACCAATAGCAAGGTAGCACTTGCCGCAGTTCAGAATTCTGCCGAAGCGCCCGCTGCCTTTGCTAGCGGCACGCTTGATATTTCCCTAGGCGTACCTGGAACTCCGCCCTCAAAAGATACCTTTTCCGTCACGATCGACGAGAGCAATAACAGCCTTGCCGGCATGCGCGACGCTATCAATGAGGCCGGGAAAGACAAGGGCGTAAGCGCGACGATTGTGACTGATGAGTTTGGCTCTCGACTCGTGTTGACCAGCAACAAGACTGGCGCCGGTCGCGATATCACCGTCGCGGTTGCCAATGAGACGGCAGCCACAACTGGCCAGACCGCACTGTCTACGCTTGCCTTCGACGGTACTTCTTCCAGCACTGGGGGCGGAGCGCGAGTGCTTTCGCAGGCGCAAAGCGCTGAGCTGTACGTCGATGGCTTGAAAATCATCAGTGAGAACAACAAGGTCGACGGCGCAATCGAAGGCGTTACGCTCGATCTAAAGGCCAAGACTGTCGCCAGCGAGCCACTGACCATTACTGTCGCGGAGGACAAAGCCGGCGTTAAGAAGCAGGTCCAATCGTTCGTTGATGCGTACAACAAGCTTATTGGCGTGGTCAACGCACAGACGAAAGTAACTCCTGTAGGGGATGGCAAGACGCCGGTCACCGGCGCGCTTGTGGGCGACGCAACGGCCCGCACGCTGCTTGGCACGATCCGCAATGAGCTGGTTAACACACAGGGCGACGGTGCCATTCGTGCCCTGACCGATATGGGGATCACGACCCAGAAAGACGGCACTCTAGCCATCGACAGCACCAAGCTAGACAAGACATTGGCGAACAACTTCGGGCAACTGTCCGGTTTCTTTACTGGCGACACCGGCCTTGCCGCCCGACTCGATGGCAAGCTCAAGGCCTATACCGAAACCGGCGGCATCCTCGAGCAGCGCAACAAGGCGATGACCGAGACTATTACGAAGATCGACAAGCAGAAGGAAGACCTCGATCGACGTATTACGTCATTGCAGGAACGGCTCTTCAAGCAGTTCAACGCGATGGATACCTTGGTGGGCCAGTTGTCTAATACCTCGGCGAGCCTTCTCGCGTCGCTGGAGAATCTGCCTTGGGCTGCAAACAACTCGAAGAATTGATTCTGCTTGTGCGAAACAGACCGCCGTTCAGGTGGTTTTTTTCGTTCTGAAAGCCTGAATTACTATCAAGCTTGAGCGATGACGACCGATAAGCTGTACATGCAAACTGATGTAGCAAGGGGCTCATTCAAATGTACGCTATGACAGCAATGAAGCAGTATCAGCAGGTCGGTGTGAAGGTCCAGGTCAACGAGGCCGATCCTCACCTTTTAATCCAGATGCTGATGCAAGGCGGGCTGGACCGTATAGCTCAGGCCAAAGGCGCGATGGAGCGCGAGGCGTTTGCTGAAAAGGGTGCGTTGATTGGCAAGGCCATCAACATCATCGGTGGTCTGCGCGATGCGCTCGACAAGAGCGTCGGTGGTGAGCTGGCGGAGAACCTCGACAGCCTTTATGAATACATGACGATGCGCCTGTTCGAGGCGAGCCGGCATAACGATGTCGACAAGCTCAACGAAGTGGGCAGGTTGCTCGGCGAGATCAAGCTGGCCTGGGATCAGATCGCACCCAAGGCTTGATTGGGTGATCGTTCCGGCGGCATACCATCAGGCGTATCGCAACCTGTCTACTTAGCGAGGATAGACATGCAATCGAGCAAAGAGGCGTTCGCTACGCTAACTGGCAAGTTGCGCGATGCGCTGGCAGCGAATGACTGGGAGGCCATTGCGTTGCTGGACGGTGAGTGCCGTGCGCAAATGGCGAAATTAAGCGGCGAGGATGCGTTGGACGTCGGGCTACGCGAACAGCTTGCA comes from Stutzerimonas stutzeri and encodes:
- a CDS encoding flagellin gives rise to the protein MALTVNTNIASLNTQRNLQSSSNALSTSMQRLSTGSRINSAKDDAAGLQISNRMTSQINGLGVAVRNANDGISLAQTAEGALQQSTNILQRMRDLSLQSANGTNDSADRQALQKEVSALQSELNRIADTTTFGGRKVLDGSMASVDFQVGANARETIGVSIKASSAKDIGSYSLKSSGTNTGKAVIGTAAGTAPASGIVNVAKDTMVITGPEGQKATSEATGTSAREIAAAVNSVTSDTGVTATATTKTQLSGLAETGVVSFNLKGKNDTAVAIEATISDKTDLTALADVINAQSASTGIIAEASKGDGKLTLTSKDGYNIELDSFLVDEGDATPAATADIVTVTAFDKDGKADSANAIKLSEVAATNQDSVTITGNVSMSALAGFTIAGSDASFLAAGKTSSTQSTVSAIDISSVDGAQDAISVIDGALAQIDDVRSGLGAAQNRFDNTIANLQSVQENVSAARGRIQDTDFAAETANLSKNQILQQAGTAILAQAKQLPQAVLSLLQ
- the fliD gene encoding flagellar filament capping protein FliD, giving the protein MADVGIGSGINIGSIVSSMVAAERAPKEAQLATLEKKTTTQITAIGALKGAISDFQTALGTLNKADLFQARSATSSKTDLVGVTASTTAGAGTYQVEVKSLATNSKVALAAVQNSAEAPAAFASGTLDISLGVPGTPPSKDTFSVTIDESNNSLAGMRDAINEAGKDKGVSATIVTDEFGSRLVLTSNKTGAGRDITVAVANETAATTGQTALSTLAFDGTSSSTGGGARVLSQAQSAELYVDGLKIISENNKVDGAIEGVTLDLKAKTVASEPLTITVAEDKAGVKKQVQSFVDAYNKLIGVVNAQTKVTPVGDGKTPVTGALVGDATARTLLGTIRNELVNTQGDGAIRALTDMGITTQKDGTLAIDSTKLDKTLANNFGQLSGFFTGDTGLAARLDGKLKAYTETGGILEQRNKAMTETITKIDKQKEDLDRRITSLQERLFKQFNAMDTLVGQLSNTSASLLASLENLPWAANNSKN
- a CDS encoding flagellar protein FlaG is translated as MDVAKISGGVTSSVAASSSPSFLKEAGFSASEDSSPRKVTDAKSPADMTDLVERFRSQVQSIQRDLNFSVDDSTGDVIVQVIDGDSGKVVRQIPSEEILRLTERLDEMRSLMFEAKA
- the fliS gene encoding flagellar export chaperone FliS, with product MYAMTAMKQYQQVGVKVQVNEADPHLLIQMLMQGGLDRIAQAKGAMEREAFAEKGALIGKAINIIGGLRDALDKSVGGELAENLDSLYEYMTMRLFEASRHNDVDKLNEVGRLLGEIKLAWDQIAPKA
- a CDS encoding flagellar protein FliT, with product MQSSKEAFATLTGKLRDALAANDWEAIALLDGECRAQMAKLSGEDALDVGLREQLAELSHLYLELQQSGRAERERLAAELTRLNQSKQVKQAYEPLG